The DNA window CCTCCGATGATCCCGATCGTCTCTCCAGAACGGATCGTAAGGTCAATATCTTTGAGCACAGGCTCTTCACTGTCCCTGCGGTACGCAAAATCCACATGCCGGAATTCAATGCTGCCATCAGGCACATCCATCACCGGGCGCTCCGGATTCTGAAGATCGCTGGTCTCCCTTAACACTTCAGAAATACGCCGGACGCTGGCCATACTCATAGAGACCATCACGAATACCATGGAGAGCATCATCAGGCTCATCAGGATATTCATACAATAAGCAAGAAGACTCATTAATTCCCCTTCCGTCAGCTGGGACGATACGATCATCTTAGCTCCCAGCCAGCTGATCAGGAGAATACAGCTATAGACAGTGATCTGCATAAGAGGCGCGTTATAGACCAAATTGCACTCGGCCTTGGTGAATATCCTGCATAGATTGCCGCTTGCCCGCTTAAACTTACTGGTCTCCTGTTCTTCTCTCACATACGCCTTGACTACTCGGATCGCCGACACATTCTCCTGTACAGAAGCATTCAGATCGTCATACTTGGGGAACGCCTGCTGGAAATACCGGGTGGCATGGCTCATGATCAGAAACAGCAGGATTCCCAGCACGATCACTGCGATCAGATAGATCACCGCCAATCTCGCATTGATAGCAAAGGCCATCAACATAGCGCACACCAGGCTTGCCGGAGCCCTGGTGAACATCCGCAGCGTCATCTGATACGCGTTCTGTACGTTCGTCACGTCTGTAGTCAGCCGGGTCACCAGGCCCGCCGTACTATATTTATCGATATTTGAAAACGAAAATGTTTGTATATTATTGAACATAGCCTCCCTTAGGTTTCTGGCCAGTCCAGCAGATGCCTTCGCGCCAAAACGCCCGCCCCCGACACCGGCCAGAAGACCGATCAGCGCCGCCGCGATCATCACCGCTCCAACCCGGTAAATATGTCCAATATCTCCCTCATTTACTCCCTGATCAATGATCGAAGCCATCAGGAACGGGATCGCCATCTCCATCAGTACTTCCAGGACCATGAAAAGGGGCGTTGCGATGGATGCGCCTTTATATTGTTTTACTTCTCTTAATAATACGCGGATCATCCATATCCTCCTCTCCTGAAATCCTTCGTAAAAAATTGTTCGTTACCAAATAATTTGATAACGAACCTTCGTCTGTAGAACATATTCTACCATCTCTTCTATTTTTGTCAATATTTTTCTCGGCGCACAGTATATCTGAAAAAATCCTTGTCATATAGTTTTAAAAACTATATAATAGATTTACTGAGGTGAAGTTATGACAATAAATACAAAAGACATGCTGAACAGCATCCTTTCCAGCATTGCGCGGATCGACTATGTAAAGCCAGAGAGTATCCCCAATATTGATCTTTATATGGATCAGGTCACTACCTTTATGAATGAGCAGCTCCGCTCGACCAAACGCTATGAAGATGACAAGATCCTTACTAAGACCATGATCAATAATTATGCCAAGAATAATCTGCTCCCTCCTCCTGTTAAAAAGAAGTATTCCAGGGAACACGTGCTCGTAATGATCTTTATCTACTATTTTAAAAACATCCTCTCGATCAAGGATATTGAGGCAATGCTGACTCCTATCACGGAGAATTACTTTAATAACGAATCGTTCAACATGACGGAAATCTATGAGGAAATCTGCCAGCTGGAAAAGTCCCGGATCGACGGCCTTGCAAAAGATGTGGCCAGAGCTTACCAAAGTGCTGAAGAGACGTTTGGAGACCGTCCCCAGGATGAGCAGGAATATCTGCGCTTCTTTTCCTTTATCTGCAATCTCAGCTTTGACGTCTATGTTAAAAAACTTTTGATCGAAAAACTGATCGATGAACTTCCTGACCCGGAGTCTTCTGAAAAAAAGAAGAAATAAGGCCATGCCTTATTTCTTTTCTTTTGCCTGTACATCCGCTTCCACAAAACGGTACCCCACCCCGATCTCTGTAAATATGAACTCCGGCTGAGCAGGATTTTTCTCGATCTTTCTGCGTATATTGGCCATATTGACCCGAAGGATCCGGTTGTCATTCTTCATATTCGGCCCCCAGATCTCTTTCATCATATAATCATAGGTCAATACTTTTCCCGCGTATTTTCCAAGAAGGCTTACCAGTTTAAACTCATTCTGGGTCAATCCCGCATCTGTTCCGTCTACAAATACCCGGTGTTTGTCGTGGTCGATCACCAGACGGCCGGAAAGAAAAGACATGCTCTGGCCGCCGTTCTGCCCCGTTCCTGATCCCCTTGCGTGACGAATCGCCGTACGGACCCTGGCGAGAAGCTCTGACGTCCCAAAAGGCTTTGTGATATAATCGTCAGCTCCTTTGTCCAAAGCCGACACCTTATCCTTCTCATGGGTCCTGGCCGATACTACGATGATCGGCATCTGGGACCATTCTCTTACATTTTCTAAGATTTTAATACCGTCCATATCCGGCAGCCCCAGGTCTAAGATCACGATATCCGGGCACTGAGATGTGATCAGACTGTAGGCGCTAAGCCCGTTCTGTGCCAGCAGGACTTCATAATTATTTGCTTCCAGAACCGTCTGAAGAAAACTGCGAATATTTTTATCGTCCTCTACTATCAGGACTCTATCCCTAATCTCCATCTTACTCCTCCATTTCCATAGGGAGGCAAAACACCATTCTGGCCCCTGCGCCTTCCCGGTTTTCCGCCCTCATATTTCCTCTATGCGCTTTGATGATACTTTTGCAGACAGAAAGACCGATCCCCATATCTCTTTTGTTATCGGAAGCCTCGCCTCTGGCTCCCAGATTGCCGTCGAAAATCACCGGAAGGATCTTCTCTTCGATCCCCTCTCCATCATCCTCCACACAGAAAACCGCTTTCCCTTCCGCCAGACTGACGCGGATATCTATCTGTGAAGTGGTCCTCCCATGGACCGCGGAGTTTTCCAAAAGATTGACCAGAACCTGCTCGATCAATGTAGCGTCCATTGGGACCAAAAGAACCTCTTCCGGGATATGGGCGTTGATCTTGATTCCGGGGAACCGTTTCTGGAATTTTGTCACCGCCGCGCTGATCACCTCTTCTACTACTTCTTCCTGCTTATCGATCCTGGCATTTTCCGCGTTCATCCTGGTAATAGACAAAAGGTTTTCCACCATACGCACCAGCCACTGGGCTTCTTCCTTTATATTTGCCACCAGTTCCATGACCTTATCCTGAGAGAGCACATCTTTATTCTCCAAGATTGCCGCCGCAGAACCGGCGATTGATGTCAAGGGCGTCCGGATATCATGAGACACTGCCCTCAGAAGATTCGCCCGCATTTTTTCCTTCTCCGTTTCCAGCCGAAGCTGCTCCTGGTTTTTGATCTGTGTTGTCAAAGCGCTGACACTGATGGCCACCGCCAGCATTACAAAGAAAGTCAAAGGATAGCCTGTAATGGTAAAATTAAGCGCAAAATAAGGATAGGTGAAAATATAATTTACCGCGATCACTGCCGCCATTGCTGAAAAGATTCCGTACCGATATCCATCTGTGAACCGTGAGATCAGCAGGACTGCCAGCACGAACATCAGCGCCGCATGGGCCTCTGTCCCAACGGACTGCTGCAGATAAAAGCAGATTATTGTTGTAAGCCCAAGAATCCCTATCGTTATCAGTATATTCCACACGCTTCGTTTCCGCATGATTTCCCTCCAGACTATATGCTCCTCAACTTTTTATTATACCATATGCCGTGCTAATTTTTTGTTAAGATAAATGTTTCCCATAAAATCCCAGGCAAAAAAATCCCCCACAAAGGCGGGGGAAGCTTTTCGGTATATCCTTAATCTTTGTTGATCCGTTCAAACACCATATCATAACCGTCATTACCATAATTCAGCGATCGGTTTACCCGGCTGATCGTTGCTGTAGAGGCTCCTGTTTTCTCCGCAATCTCCAGGTAGGTTTTGTGTTCTCTGAGCATTTTTGCGACCTCGAATCTCTGAGACAGCGAAAGCAGTTCGTTGATGGTACAGATATCTTCAAAAAAGATGTAACATTCTTCCTTGTCCTTCAAGCTCAATATCGCATTAAACAGATAGTCTACCGCTTCTGTCCTGATTTTCTTACTCATATTAAGATCTCCTTCATAACAGAATTCACTACTGTTACATTTTAACACACTAAACTTATAAAATCTATACCTTTTTCCAGCATAGTGATCACCGGAGATTCTTATTTCGTTTCAAACTTGCCAGGAGTTTGTCCAGTGTGGTGTTTGCTACCAGTTCTTCAGGGAAGTCAACGGCTTCTAACATCTCGAACACATATGGATACTCCCCGATGGCCGCGTCTACATGCGCATCTGTTCCCAGGACTACCTTTGTTCCATACTGCTTGCAGAATTTCAGCATTTGAATCGAATTCTCCCGGGTATTTTCCCGATACCCGTAAGGACTAAGAGAAGAATTATTGATCTCCAAAAGAGTCCCTGTCTCCTTAGCCGCCTTAACCAGTTTCTCATAGTCCACAGGAAAGCGTCCATCGTCCGGATGGCCGATAATGTCTACCGTATCTCTTTCCATCGTATGAATGTATGCTTCCAGCACTGCTTCTTTCGTCTTCTCTCCGTGATAGCAGGGAATATGGAGACTGGCGATGGAGATATCCAGCGGCTGGAGAGTCCTGTCAGACAGGTCCACTTCTCCCGCTTCATTCATAATATTCAGCTCAACGCCCAAAAGCAGCCGAATTCCCTCCATCTGCCTTGGAACGACTTTGAGATTATGGAAGTAAAAAGGATTGGTGCTTCCCGGCATCTCTGGCGCGTGTTCTGTGACCGCAAGTCCTTTCAGTCCTTTTTCCGCGGCCATACGGGCCATTTCTCTCATAGTATTATACGCGTGTCCGCTTGCCAGCGTATGGGAATGTGTATCAACTTCAATCTTCATTTTACCTGATCCCTTCCTTCCAGATATTTTGCCATTTGGAATTATTATACAGCATATATCCGCCTTTTTCTACAAATGCTATGTTAAGTTCTTATATAAATCTTATGAATACGAATGGAGGGCTCTCTATGAATACAAACAAACATAACCCCAGCAACATTCCTCAATCCGCTCTTAAAACCAGCAATGAGGATTCCAATCAGAAATTGATCGATGCCTGCGATTATCTCACAACCGCCGCCTCCTGCCAGGACTGTACCGGCCTGATCCCATCCGCACCGGCTTCTTCATCAGAACTGGAATCTTACGAAGAACTGTATCATTTTCTTCCTCCTGCCGGGAAAACGGATTCCATTGCCGAAAAATCCTCCATTGCATCCGATCACGCGGATTCCGCGTGTCCGGAAGACAAACAGTCATAAAAACATTCCGCGCCGGACAGAACCATTCTCATTTTACTGCATATGATAATCAAAAACCGGAGTTTTTGATTATGCCAACAACATTAGTCCCTATTAACGGGATTGTCCAGAATGTCTCTGCCGCAAATGACGACTGCTGCCAACAGCGGGTGACCATCCGCAATTCCCAAGGCGTCTATAACTTCATTGTAGACGCAGACACCTATGTGATCGGCAGCATACGACTGCGGCCCGGAATGAGCGTGGCCGCCTTTTATGACGCAAATGTAGCGATTCCTTTGATCTATCCACCTCAGTATCAAGCGGTCATCATCGGGCGCAGAAATCCCGGAGAGAATATTTACGCCGGCTATTTCTCCGAAGACCTGGTAGCGGAAGACCAGGCGCTGGAACTTAATATCACCAGCGCCACAGAAATCGCCACCGCCAACGGACAGCAGTTCTCCTGTAATCCGGGCGGGCATATGCTGATCGTATATTATACGGCAACGACCAGAAGTCTGCCTCCGCAGACTACACCGCGAAAAGTGATCGTAGTTTGTTAAAAAATTAATTGGGGACGTAGTATTTCTTCATTTTACTACGTCCCCAATTAACTTTTACCCTGTACCTTTTTGTCACTTGCCCTGTACCTTTCTGACAAACGCAAGGGCGATGCAGTTTTCCCCTACATGGGTCCCGATCACGCCGCCCACGGGCCAGAGCGGACATTCTTCCAGGTGGTAACGTTCCTGGGTCTCTTTCTGGAATTTCTCTCCGCTTTCCCGGTCATAAGTGTACCCTGTGATCACCGGCCAGTCCTGATCGATCTCAAATGCCTCGTACTCGTGATAGAGATATTCTTTCCCTTTCCGTCCGCCCCTGGCGATCCCAAGCTTCACAAGTATTCCGTCCTTTAATTCTATAACAGGCTTGATCTTCAGCACATTGCCGATCACGTCAAAAGTTGGCGGTATTCTTCCGCCTTTCCTCAGATAGGTCAATGTATCCAGAACTCCGCAGACCACCATCCGATCTCTTACTTCCAAGATTCCTTCCACAATGGACTCTATCTTGGTCCCTTTCTCTCTCTCCCGGACCGCGTACTCCACCAGCATCCGCTGCGTAATGATGGCTTGCCTGGTATCGACAATGAAAATCCTCTCATACCCGCACATCTCTTTCGCCAAAGCAGCCGCGTTGATGGTTCCGCTTAATCCCGAAGACAGCGTAAGCACTAAGACGTCTTCTCCTTTTTCCCGCGCTTCCTCATATTCACGCAGATACAGTTCCGGGGAAGGCTGACTTGTGGTCGGCAGTTCTTTTTCTACCGCCAGCCGTCTGAAAAACCGATGAAAATCTTCTTCGCTTCCCATCGGCATCTCTTCTTCCCCAAATTTGATTGAAATAGGAATGACCGTAACTCCCAATTCTTCCGCCTTGTCCTTAGTAATATCGGAAGCCGTATCCGTAATAATCCTCAGTTTTTTCATATAACTCCCTCACTGCATTTAAATTCGTTCCTATTTGTCTATTTTACTAGAGTTTATCACGGCAAAAAATCAACAAATGTGCTCTAAATAATAAAAATATACATTTTCAAACAAATTGTATACTTTTATTTGAATAAATATTGATAAAATACCGGAAGTTTCTTCCTAAGACGTTCTTCATCCATCTCTTCTTCATCCAGTGTGACCCCGATCGCCATGATCCCGGCCGCATGATATCGGGCAAGCCACTTTAGGGAAACCTCTTTATCGATATCCGGCTTCAAAAGTTTCAATAGCTTCATAAAATATTTCTCCAGCGCCACGTTCATCTGCAATTCCAGCATTTCATGATATTTAGTCCGAAAAAGATTCCTCAGCGCACGCCCATATTTCAAATAAAAATCCACCAAAAGATCTGTATAGTTCTCTTTTCCATTTACCTGGTCAAGCTGGGCCATCAACTCTTCTGTGATGACTTCTGTCATAAATCTCACCGTATCAAAAACACTTTCAAAATGCTTATAAAATGTACTCCTATGGATGTCGGCATGGTCACAGATCTCTTGAACCGTAATCTTGTCCAGGGGTTTCTGATTCAGAAGTTCCAAAAGCGTCATGCCGATCTTTAGTTTTGTCTTATGTGATTTTGTATATACCTTTGGTTTTCCGTCTTTCCGTTCCATTTCTTTCCTTTTCCATTTCCCGTTCCATTGAACGCCCATCCGTTTATATCATAGCGAAAATCACCGCGATCACGATAGCCGGCAGCACATTGGCTACTCTTATTGTTTTTGGCCAGATCAAGTTCACTCCCACACATAGGATCAGCACATTTCCCACGAGACTGATGTTGCTGACCGCCGCCTCCGTCATGACCGGCGCGATCACTTTGGCAAGCAAAGTAATACTTCCTTGGAAGATTCCCACCGACAATGCGGAAAAAACGCAGCCTTTCCCAAGGGAAGCAGTCATCATCATAATAATGATCAAGTCTAAGATCGCCTTTGCGTATAAAGTTTCAGGATCTCTGCTGATGCCATCTTGGAGCGCTCCCAGGATAGCCATCGCCCCCACGCACACCGTCAGAGAAGAAGAAACAAATCCTTCGATAAACCGGCTGTCCTCCTGGTTGCCGCTCTTATCTCTCAGCCATATTCCAAAATGTTCAAATCTCCGGTCCAGATCGATCAGTTCGCCAAACAGCGCTCCTATCGCTAAAGATAGGATCATCATGATCGTTCCCTGCGTATCCAGGCTGCCCTGGAAACCATTTCCCGTATCCGCGATCTTTACTGCCAGCATCTCAGACAATGTGCTTCCCAGCGCCATTACAATGATCGCAAATCCCATCGCCTTCATGATCGTCTCTTGATACCGTTCTTCAAGAAATCTTCTTGAGACCAGGCCTGCCGCTCCTCCTGCTATGATCGCCGCCACGTTAACGATCGTTCCCATTCCCGCCATACTACAGAGCCTCCTCTTTTCATCTGATGCACATCTCTCAGTATAGCATAAGAGAAGAATTCTGGAAAGATAAAGCCATGTCGCTTGACGGGCGTACGCCCTATGAATAAAACAAGAGATGGTCTTATTCCTGCAAGCAGGATAATCCCATCTCTCATTTTATTCGCATGGCTTATTTTTGCACAATATTTATGATCTTCTTTGGTACGTAGATCTCTTTGATGATCGTACCTGTCAGTTTATCTGCCACGGCTGCTTTTCCTGCCGCCAGGGCGTCTTCTTTGGAAATGTCGGCGGATACGGAGATCACGGCTCTCGTTTTTCCATTGATCTGTACCGGCACTTCCACTTCATCGTCTTTCATGGCTTCTTCGTCATAGGTCGGCCATCCCGCGTGGAACACGCTGCCTTCGCGGCCCAACTGCTCCCAGATTTCCTCCGCGATATAAGGCGCAAATGGAGACAGCAGGACTGCCATAGTGGACAGTGTCTCTTTGTCGATGCCGCCTTCTTTCTTAGCAATCTCGATCA is part of the Lachnospiraceae bacterium KGMB03038 genome and encodes:
- a CDS encoding ABC transporter ATP-binding protein codes for the protein MIRVLLREVKQYKGASIATPLFMVLEVLMEMAIPFLMASIIDQGVNEGDIGHIYRVGAVMIAAALIGLLAGVGGGRFGAKASAGLARNLREAMFNNIQTFSFSNIDKYSTAGLVTRLTTDVTNVQNAYQMTLRMFTRAPASLVCAMLMAFAINARLAVIYLIAVIVLGILLFLIMSHATRYFQQAFPKYDDLNASVQENVSAIRVVKAYVREEQETSKFKRASGNLCRIFTKAECNLVYNAPLMQITVYSCILLISWLGAKMIVSSQLTEGELMSLLAYCMNILMSLMMLSMVFVMVSMSMASVRRISEVLRETSDLQNPERPVMDVPDGSIEFRHVDFAYRRDSEEPVLKDIDLTIRSGETIGIIGGTGSAKTSLVNLVSRLYDVTKGEVLVGGRNVKEYDMEVLRNQVSVVLQNNVLFSGSILENLRWGNKEASEEECRQACRLACADEFIQRMPAGYQTHIEQGGTNVSGGQKQRLCIARALLKKPKILILDDSTSAVDTATDAKIRKSFREAIPDTTKLIIAQRISSVQDADRIIVMEDGCVNGFGTHEELLETNEIYREVYESQTQGGGDFDEKAGE
- a CDS encoding DUF1836 domain-containing protein, with amino-acid sequence MTINTKDMLNSILSSIARIDYVKPESIPNIDLYMDQVTTFMNEQLRSTKRYEDDKILTKTMINNYAKNNLLPPPVKKKYSREHVLVMIFIYYFKNILSIKDIEAMLTPITENYFNNESFNMTEIYEEICQLEKSRIDGLAKDVARAYQSAEETFGDRPQDEQEYLRFFSFICNLSFDVYVKKLLIEKLIDELPDPESSEKKKK
- a CDS encoding response regulator transcription factor, coding for MEIRDRVLIVEDDKNIRSFLQTVLEANNYEVLLAQNGLSAYSLITSQCPDIVILDLGLPDMDGIKILENVREWSQMPIIVVSARTHEKDKVSALDKGADDYITKPFGTSELLARVRTAIRHARGSGTGQNGGQSMSFLSGRLVIDHDKHRVFVDGTDAGLTQNEFKLVSLLGKYAGKVLTYDYMMKEIWGPNMKNDNRILRVNMANIRRKIEKNPAQPEFIFTEIGVGYRFVEADVQAKEKK
- a CDS encoding DUF4118 domain-containing protein; the encoded protein is MRKRSVWNILITIGILGLTTIICFYLQQSVGTEAHAALMFVLAVLLISRFTDGYRYGIFSAMAAVIAVNYIFTYPYFALNFTITGYPLTFFVMLAVAISVSALTTQIKNQEQLRLETEKEKMRANLLRAVSHDIRTPLTSIAGSAAAILENKDVLSQDKVMELVANIKEEAQWLVRMVENLLSITRMNAENARIDKQEEVVEEVISAAVTKFQKRFPGIKINAHIPEEVLLVPMDATLIEQVLVNLLENSAVHGRTTSQIDIRVSLAEGKAVFCVEDDGEGIEEKILPVIFDGNLGARGEASDNKRDMGIGLSVCKSIIKAHRGNMRAENREGAGARMVFCLPMEMEE
- a CDS encoding TrpR YerC/YecD, which codes for MSKKIRTEAVDYLFNAILSLKDKEECYIFFEDICTINELLSLSQRFEVAKMLREHKTYLEIAEKTGASTATISRVNRSLNYGNDGYDMVFERINKD
- a CDS encoding phosphatase; its protein translation is MKIEVDTHSHTLASGHAYNTMREMARMAAEKGLKGLAVTEHAPEMPGSTNPFYFHNLKVVPRQMEGIRLLLGVELNIMNEAGEVDLSDRTLQPLDISIASLHIPCYHGEKTKEAVLEAYIHTMERDTVDIIGHPDDGRFPVDYEKLVKAAKETGTLLEINNSSLSPYGYRENTRENSIQMLKFCKQYGTKVVLGTDAHVDAAIGEYPYVFEMLEAVDFPEELVANTTLDKLLASLKRNKNLR
- a CDS encoding DegV family protein codes for the protein MRIITDTASDITKDKAEELGVTVIPISIKFGEEEMPMGSEEDFHRFFRRLAVEKELPTTSQPSPELYLREYEEAREKGEDVLVLTLSSGLSGTINAAALAKEMCGYERIFIVDTRQAIITQRMLVEYAVREREKGTKIESIVEGILEVRDRMVVCGVLDTLTYLRKGGRIPPTFDVIGNVLKIKPVIELKDGILVKLGIARGGRKGKEYLYHEYEAFEIDQDWPVITGYTYDRESGEKFQKETQERYHLEECPLWPVGGVIGTHVGENCIALAFVRKVQGK
- a CDS encoding TetR/AcrR family transcriptional regulator; the protein is MGVQWNGKWKRKEMERKDGKPKVYTKSHKTKLKIGMTLLELLNQKPLDKITVQEICDHADIHRSTFYKHFESVFDTVRFMTEVITEELMAQLDQVNGKENYTDLLVDFYLKYGRALRNLFRTKYHEMLELQMNVALEKYFMKLLKLLKPDIDKEVSLKWLARYHAAGIMAIGVTLDEEEMDEERLRKKLPVFYQYLFK
- a CDS encoding DUF554 domain-containing protein codes for the protein MAGMGTIVNVAAIIAGGAAGLVSRRFLEERYQETIMKAMGFAIIVMALGSTLSEMLAVKIADTGNGFQGSLDTQGTIMMILSLAIGALFGELIDLDRRFEHFGIWLRDKSGNQEDSRFIEGFVSSSLTVCVGAMAILGALQDGISRDPETLYAKAILDLIIIMMMTASLGKGCVFSALSVGIFQGSITLLAKVIAPVMTEAAVSNISLVGNVLILCVGVNLIWPKTIRVANVLPAIVIAVIFAMI